Proteins encoded by one window of Haliotis asinina isolate JCU_RB_2024 chromosome 6, JCU_Hal_asi_v2, whole genome shotgun sequence:
- the LOC137287851 gene encoding homeobox protein 2-like, translating into MRRYPALFTAQGNAYNQSNHGIVQVDIHVDEGETSVHVPVEGVCADRVNICNGDYDENTESIHDDISEPQSTATCDHDTPEQDNQRKGVGENIDNSARNLVNIPESQSTDKVGVLELHNQSNEGGGTYENVDNSARNLVNIPESQSTDKVGVLELHNQSNEGGETYEDVDNSSKNLVNIPESQTTDKVGVLELHNQSNEGGGTYEDFDNSSKNLVNIPESQSTDKVGVLELHNQSNEGGGTYENVDNSARNLVNIPESQSTDKVGVLELHNQSNEGGGTYENVDNSARNLVNIPESQSTDKVGVLELHNQSNEGGETYEDVDNSSKNLVNIPESQSTDKVGVLELHNQSNEGGGTYEDVDNSSKNLVNIPESQSTDEVGVLELHNQSNEGGGTYEDVDNSARNLVNIPESQSTDKSGVLELHNQSNEGGGTYEDIGNSARNLVNIPESQSTDKVGVLELHNQSNKGGGTYEDVDNSARNLVNIPESQSTDKVGVLELHNQSNEGGGTYEDVDNSARNLVNIPESQSTDKVGVLELHNQSNEGGGTYEDIGNSARNLVNIPESQSTDKVGVLELHNQSNEGGGTYEDVDNSAKNLVNIPESQSTDEVGVLELHNQSNEGGGTYEDVDNTTRKSVNIPESQSTDKVGVLELHNQNNEGGGTCEDIDNTTRKSPNHSQQTRLMS; encoded by the coding sequence ATGAGGAGATATCCCGCCTTGTTTACTGCACAAGGGAATGCGTATAACCAGTCTAACCATGGCATCGTACAAGTTGACATACATGTTGACGAGGGAGAAACGTCTGTACATGTACCAGTAGAAGGTGTTTGTGCAGACCGTGTGAATATTTGCAATGGTGATTACGATGAAAACACCGAAAGCATCCATGACGATATCTCCGAACCACAGTCAACTGCTACTTGTGATCATGATACTCCTGAACAGGACAATCAGAGAAAAGGTGTcggtgaaaatattgacaactCTGCAAGGAACTTGGTAAATATCCCTGAATCACAGTCAACAGACAAGGTTGGTGTCCTGGAACTGCACAACCAGAGCAATGAAGGAGGTGGAActtatgaaaatgttgacaactctGCAAGGAACTTGGTAAATATCCCTGAATCACAGTCAACAGACAAGGTTGGTGTCCTGGAACTGCACAACCAGAGCAATGAAGGCGGTGAAACTTATGAAGATGTTGACAACTCTTCAAAGAACTTGGTAAATATCCCTGAatcacagacaacagacaagGTTGGTGTCCTGGAACTGCACAACCAGAGCAATGAAGGAGGTGGAACTTATGAAGATTTTGACAACTCTTCAAAGAACTTGGTAAATATCCCTGAATCACAGTCAACAGACAAGGTTGGTGTCCTGGAACTGCACAACCAGAGCAATGAAGGAGGTGGAActtatgaaaatgttgacaactctGCAAGGAACTTGGTAAATATCCCTGAATCACAGTCAACAGACAAGGTTGGTGTCCTGGAACTGCACAACCAGAGCAATGAAGGAGGTGGAActtatgaaaatgttgacaactctGCAAGGAACTTGGTAAATATCCCTGAATCACAGTCAACAGACAAGGTTGGTGTCCTGGAACTGCACAACCAGAGCAATGAAGGCGGTGAAACTTATGAAGATGTTGACAACTCTTCAAAGAACTTGGTAAATATCCCTGAATCACAGTCAACAGACAAGGTTGGTGTCCTGGAACTGCACAACCAGAGCAATGAAGGAGGTGGAACTTATGAAGATGTTGACAACTCTTCAAAGAACTTGGTAAATATCCCTGAATCACAGTCAACAGATGAGGTTGGTGTCCTGGAACTGCACAACCAGAGCAATGAAGGAGGTGGAACTTATGAAGATGTTGACAACTCTGCAAGGAACTTGGTAAATATCCCTGAATCACAGTCAACAGACAAGTCTGGTGTCCTGGAACTGCACAACCAGAGCAATGAAGGAGGTGGAACTTATGAAGATATTGGCAACTCTGCAAGGAACTTGGTAAATATCCCTGAATCTCAGTCAACAGACAAGGTTGGTGTCCTGGAACTGCACAACCAGAGCAATAAAGGAGGTGGAACTTATGAAGATGTTGACAACTCTGCAAGGAACTTGGTAAATATCCCTGAATCACAGTCAACAGACAAGGTTGGTGTCCTGGAACTGCACAACCAGAGCAATGAAGGAGGTGGAACTTATGAAGATGTTGACAACTCTGCAAGGAACTTGGTAAATATCCCTGAATCACAGTCAACAGACAAGGTTGGTGTCCTGGAACTGCACAACCAGAGCAATGAAGGAGGTGGAACTTATGAAGATATTGGCAACTCTGCAAGGAACTTGGTAAATATCCCTGAATCACAGTCAACAGACAAGGTTGGTGTCCTGGAACTGCACAACCAGAGCAATGAAGGAGGTGGAACTTATGAAGATGTTGACAACTCTGCAAAGAACTTGGTAAATATCCCTGAATCACAGTCAACAGATGAGGTTGGTGTCCTGGAACTGCACAACCAGAGCAATGAAGGAGGTGGAACTTATGAAGATGTTGACAACACTACAAGGAAATCAGTTAATATCCCTGAATCACAGTCAACAGACAAGGTTGGTGTCCTGGAACTACACAACCAGAACAATGAAGGCGGTGGAACTTGTGAAGATATTGACAACACTACAAGGAAATCCCCGAATCACAGTCAACAGACACGTCTGATGTCCTAG